A single genomic interval of Clostridium facile harbors:
- the pflB gene encoding formate C-acetyltransferase has translation MDFVTGKWNKEINVRDFIVRNYTPYDGDDSFLVGPTEKTKDLWQEVTDLMKKEREAGGVLDIDEKTISAIDAYAPGYIDKNLETIVGLQTNEPLKRAIMPYGGIRMVETSLKAYGKEMDPKVARVFKHRKTHNDGVFDVYTDEMRAARHCAIITGLPDAYGRGRIIGDYRRVALYGIDKLIEEKKIAKKNFAFDYMDSPTIRQREELSEQIRALEAMKSMAARYGCDISKPATNTQEAIQAVYFGYLAAVKDQNGAAMSLGRVSTFLDIYAEEDLKNGTFTEAQIQEFVDHFIMKLRMVRFLRTPEYDELFSGDPTWVTESIGGMCNDGRHMVTKMSFRFLHTLINLGPAPEPNLTVLWSERLPENFKKYAAKISIETSAIQYENDDIMRDKYGDDYGIACCVSAMRIGKQMQFFGARCNLAKALLYALNGGKDERYNMQVAPEIAPVGDGPLNYDEVIRKFDFITSWLAKLYINTLNVIHYMHDKYCYEKAQMALHDETILRTMAGGIAGLSVVADSLSAIKYAKVTPVRNEDGLITEFKIEGDYPKFGNNDERVDEIAVQVVKSFMTKLRKHSTYRESVPTMSILTITSNVVYGKKTGSTPDGRIAGEPFAPGANPMHGRDTNGCVASMKSVAKLPYDYSEDGISYTFSIVPGALGKELDQQENNLVTLLDGYFADEGHHINVNVMNREVLLDAMDHPEKYPQLTIRVSGYAVNFIKLTREQQLDVINRTFHDRF, from the coding sequence ATGGATTTTGTAACAGGAAAATGGAACAAAGAAATCAATGTACGTGACTTTATTGTAAGAAACTACACACCATATGATGGTGATGACAGCTTTCTGGTTGGACCAACCGAAAAAACAAAAGACCTCTGGCAAGAAGTAACCGATTTAATGAAAAAAGAGCGGGAAGCCGGCGGCGTATTGGATATTGACGAAAAAACAATCTCCGCTATTGACGCATATGCTCCAGGCTATATTGATAAAAACCTGGAAACAATTGTTGGCTTGCAGACTAACGAGCCTTTAAAACGTGCGATTATGCCTTACGGTGGAATCCGTATGGTGGAAACTTCCTTAAAAGCATACGGCAAAGAGATGGATCCAAAGGTTGCACGTGTATTTAAACACAGAAAAACCCATAACGACGGTGTATTCGATGTTTATACCGATGAAATGAGGGCAGCTCGCCACTGTGCGATTATCACTGGTTTACCAGACGCATACGGCCGTGGAAGGATTATTGGCGACTACCGCCGTGTTGCTTTGTATGGGATTGACAAGTTAATCGAAGAAAAGAAAATCGCAAAGAAAAACTTTGCTTTTGACTATATGGACAGCCCAACCATCCGTCAAAGGGAAGAACTTTCTGAACAAATCCGTGCTTTGGAAGCAATGAAGAGCATGGCTGCAAGATATGGCTGTGATATCTCCAAACCTGCTACCAACACACAGGAAGCAATTCAGGCGGTATACTTTGGCTACTTGGCAGCAGTAAAAGACCAGAACGGCGCTGCAATGTCCCTAGGTCGTGTATCTACCTTCTTGGATATTTACGCGGAAGAAGATTTGAAAAACGGTACCTTTACCGAAGCACAAATCCAGGAATTTGTTGACCACTTTATTATGAAGCTGAGAATGGTCCGCTTCCTGAGAACCCCTGAATACGATGAACTGTTCAGCGGTGATCCAACCTGGGTAACAGAATCCATTGGCGGTATGTGCAATGATGGACGCCACATGGTAACAAAAATGTCCTTCCGTTTCTTACACACCCTGATCAACCTGGGCCCAGCTCCAGAACCAAACCTGACTGTCCTGTGGTCCGAACGTTTACCAGAAAACTTCAAAAAATACGCGGCTAAAATTTCCATTGAAACTTCCGCGATCCAATATGAAAACGATGACATCATGCGAGATAAATACGGCGATGATTATGGTATTGCGTGTTGTGTATCCGCTATGAGAATCGGAAAACAGATGCAGTTCTTCGGCGCGCGTTGTAACCTGGCAAAAGCATTGCTGTACGCGTTAAACGGCGGTAAAGATGAACGTTATAACATGCAGGTTGCTCCAGAAATCGCTCCAGTTGGGGACGGCCCACTGAATTACGATGAAGTAATCCGTAAATTTGACTTTATCACCAGCTGGCTGGCAAAATTGTATATCAATACCCTGAATGTTATCCATTACATGCATGATAAATATTGCTATGAAAAAGCGCAGATGGCATTGCACGATGAAACTATTCTGAGGACAATGGCAGGCGGTATCGCAGGTTTATCCGTAGTAGCAGATAGCTTGTCCGCTATTAAATACGCAAAGGTTACCCCAGTTCGCAATGAAGACGGTTTAATCACCGAATTTAAAATTGAAGGCGATTATCCGAAATTCGGAAATAACGATGAACGTGTAGATGAAATTGCGGTTCAAGTGGTAAAAAGCTTCATGACAAAACTGAGAAAACACAGCACCTACCGTGAATCTGTTCCAACCATGTCCATCCTCACCATTACTTCCAACGTGGTATATGGTAAGAAAACTGGTTCCACACCAGATGGACGTATCGCAGGGGAACCATTTGCACCTGGTGCAAATCCAATGCATGGCAGAGACACCAACGGCTGTGTTGCTTCGATGAAATCCGTTGCGAAACTTCCATATGACTATTCAGAAGATGGAATTTCTTATACCTTCTCAATTGTACCAGGTGCTTTGGGTAAGGAATTAGATCAGCAGGAAAATAATCTAGTAACCCTGTTGGATGGATATTTTGCGGATGAAGGGCACCATATTAATGTCAATGTAATGAACCGTGAGGTTCTGTTGGACGCTATGGATCACCCAGAAAAATATCCTCAGCTGACCATCCGTGTATCCGGCTACGCAGTAAACTTTATTAAACTGACCAGGGAACAGCAATTGGATGTTATCAACAGAACATTCCATGACCGTTTCTAA
- the pflA gene encoding pyruvate formate-lyase-activating protein: MAGKIGRIHSVESFGAVDGPGIRFIVFMQGCPLRCKFCHNPDTWNPKDGTEIDTETLANQIESYRNFIKKGGVTVSGGEPLLQTEFVADLLKRCKEKGFHTAIDTSGGIPLEKALPALEQTDMLLLDMKDIDTDGAKELTGMGNENAKAILEYCQEHGKQVWLRHVVVPGYTLDRDKLERLADFAKAYSCIEKVELLPFHKMGEYKWKELREPYSLGDTQEPTKEEMTWVKEIFTSRGLQLN, from the coding sequence ATGGCTGGTAAAATTGGAAGAATCCATTCGGTAGAAAGTTTTGGCGCAGTAGATGGTCCCGGCATCCGTTTTATTGTATTTATGCAGGGATGCCCATTGCGATGTAAATTCTGCCACAATCCGGATACCTGGAACCCAAAGGACGGAACGGAAATTGATACAGAAACCTTGGCAAACCAAATAGAATCCTACCGCAATTTTATTAAAAAAGGTGGGGTTACGGTATCCGGTGGGGAACCCTTATTGCAGACTGAATTTGTTGCTGACCTATTAAAGCGATGTAAAGAGAAAGGATTCCACACTGCCATTGATACTTCTGGAGGAATCCCTCTGGAGAAAGCACTGCCAGCATTGGAACAGACAGATATGCTGCTGTTGGATATGAAGGATATTGATACCGACGGCGCAAAAGAGCTGACTGGTATGGGAAATGAAAACGCTAAAGCTATTTTGGAATACTGCCAGGAGCATGGCAAACAGGTATGGCTGCGCCATGTGGTTGTCCCAGGTTACACATTGGATCGTGATAAACTGGAACGATTGGCTGATTTTGCGAAAGCTTATTCCTGCATCGAAAAAGTGGAGCTGCTGCCATTTCACAAGATGGGGGAATATAAATGGAAAGAATTGAGGGAGCCTTATTCCTTGGGAGATACACAGGAACCAACCAAAGAAGAAATGACGTGGGTAAAAGAGATTTTTACCTCCCGTGGATTGCAACTAAACTAA
- a CDS encoding shikimate kinase codes for MAKTIYLCGFMGCGKTTIGVKLSKMMGRSFVDMDDYIEKKHHLTIPQIFAQFGEQTFRQYETEAIRELSHQGNLVVATGGGAMTIEQNGTLAKQNGIVLFLDAPFEDCYHRIAGDSNRPNAHSRTKEELLELYQTRYPLYQKNSSYTIDASDSPLMIANRILQLYNR; via the coding sequence ATGGCAAAAACAATTTACTTATGTGGATTTATGGGATGCGGAAAAACTACTATTGGCGTGAAACTCTCCAAGATGATGGGGCGAAGCTTTGTGGATATGGATGATTATATCGAAAAAAAGCATCACCTCACTATACCACAGATTTTTGCCCAATTTGGGGAACAGACTTTCCGCCAATACGAAACAGAAGCTATTCGGGAGCTATCTCATCAAGGAAACTTAGTCGTTGCTACAGGTGGCGGCGCTATGACAATAGAACAGAATGGTACGCTGGCAAAACAAAATGGAATTGTCTTGTTTCTAGATGCGCCTTTTGAGGATTGTTATCATAGGATTGCAGGAGATTCCAATCGTCCTAACGCCCATTCCCGCACCAAGGAAGAACTATTGGAACTATACCAAACACGTTATCCACTCTATCAAAAAAATTCCAGTTATACGATTGATGCCTCTGATTCCCCTCTGATGATCGCCAACCGGATTCTCCAGTTATATAACCGGTAA
- a CDS encoding shikimate dehydrogenase family protein, with translation MSTQHYALIGHPLGHTMSPPIHKRLFELSGNLDADYIAQDIPLEKFDDVADQLFQLNGFNITIPYKIKMLRHLDQLDLSAKRYGAVNVVKCGEKNIGYNTDVTGFLRSIEMLGTDLTGKVLLLGCGGAGRMMAIETALAGGDLTIAVRESSYEKAENTYNNIKLLSPESSVHITSLQAVTGKYDLILNATPSGMYPHNDECPVSPEVAGNTAFLFDAIYNPRETQLMKLAKANGAKVMGGMNMLVWQAAVSHEIWEDASYSKQDIQALVAEMEEMVTAQFGD, from the coding sequence ATGTCAACACAACATTACGCTTTAATAGGGCACCCTTTGGGACATACCATGTCCCCACCGATCCATAAGCGTTTATTTGAATTATCTGGTAACCTGGATGCGGATTATATTGCTCAGGATATCCCTTTGGAAAAATTTGACGATGTAGCGGACCAACTCTTCCAGCTCAATGGATTTAATATTACAATCCCATATAAAATTAAAATGTTACGCCATTTGGATCAGCTAGACCTTTCTGCCAAACGGTATGGGGCGGTTAATGTTGTAAAATGTGGTGAAAAAAATATTGGCTATAATACCGATGTAACCGGTTTTCTCCGTTCCATCGAAATGTTGGGCACTGATTTAACTGGAAAAGTCCTACTATTAGGTTGCGGTGGTGCTGGTAGGATGATGGCAATCGAAACCGCTTTGGCTGGGGGCGATTTGACGATTGCTGTCAGGGAATCTTCCTATGAAAAAGCAGAAAATACTTATAATAATATCAAATTACTTTCTCCAGAATCCTCTGTACACATCACTTCTTTGCAGGCGGTTACTGGAAAATACGACTTGATTTTGAATGCGACCCCCAGTGGTATGTATCCCCATAACGACGAATGTCCCGTTTCTCCAGAAGTTGCAGGAAATACAGCATTCCTATTTGATGCGATTTACAACCCACGGGAAACTCAATTGATGAAACTGGCAAAAGCCAATGGAGCAAAAGTCATGGGTGGCATGAACATGTTGGTGTGGCAGGCGGCTGTTTCCCACGAAATTTGGGAGGACGCCAGCTATTCCAAACAGGATATTCAGGCATTGGTTGCAGAAATGGAGGAAATGGTCACAGCCCAGTTTGGTGACTAA
- the fabD gene encoding ACP S-malonyltransferase encodes MKKTVYLFSGQGSQYSGMGKEICEMNPASLQIYECASDILGFDLAKICFDGEEAELAKTGVAQPAIMATSLAVLELMENEGIPFEAVAGHSLGEYAAMVASGMLSLEDGFRVIKERAAAMQECAEHQDGSMYAILGLDSDTIAEICASIDGYVVPVNYNSPAQTVIAGETPAVEAAVTAFEGKARRAAKLNVNAAFHSKLMQPAADRFKQAISGISFHTPAIDFYANLTGAKLEDFSDMPSYLASHLVSPVQFVKELNALQQAGFENYVELGPNKVLTGLVKKTLKDVTAVNVENKKTVEAALAKLQ; translated from the coding sequence ATGAAAAAAACTGTTTACCTGTTTTCCGGCCAAGGTTCCCAATACTCTGGCATGGGAAAAGAAATCTGTGAAATGAATCCCGCCAGCTTGCAGATTTATGAATGTGCAAGCGATATTTTAGGGTTTGATTTAGCAAAAATCTGCTTTGACGGGGAAGAAGCTGAGCTGGCAAAAACCGGCGTGGCGCAGCCAGCTATCATGGCAACATCCCTTGCAGTATTGGAATTAATGGAAAATGAAGGCATCCCATTTGAAGCAGTCGCCGGACACTCTTTAGGGGAATACGCCGCTATGGTAGCAAGTGGTATGCTATCCCTGGAAGATGGCTTCCGTGTCATCAAAGAACGTGCTGCCGCCATGCAAGAATGTGCGGAACATCAGGATGGCAGCATGTATGCAATCTTAGGATTGGACAGCGATACCATTGCGGAGATCTGTGCATCCATTGATGGCTACGTGGTACCAGTTAATTATAACAGCCCTGCTCAAACGGTCATTGCTGGAGAAACCCCAGCAGTAGAAGCTGCTGTAACTGCTTTTGAGGGCAAAGCTCGCCGTGCCGCAAAACTAAATGTTAATGCAGCGTTCCATTCCAAACTCATGCAACCAGCTGCAGATCGTTTTAAACAGGCAATCTCCGGTATTTCTTTCCATACTCCCGCAATTGATTTTTACGCAAACCTAACAGGTGCTAAATTGGAAGACTTTTCTGATATGCCAAGCTATCTGGCTTCCCATCTGGTTTCCCCAGTACAGTTTGTGAAAGAATTAAACGCTCTCCAACAAGCTGGCTTTGAAAACTATGTAGAATTAGGTCCAAACAAAGTCCTGACAGGGCTTGTGAAAAAGACTTTAAAAGATGTCACTGCTGTGAATGTGGAAAACAAAAAAACGGTGGAAGCAGCTTTGGCAAAACTTCAATAA
- a CDS encoding 3-oxoacyl-ACP synthase III family protein, with translation MTGIKLIGTGMYIPETVATNEDFTKIVDTSDEWITKRTGIKERHPSNGEPTWYMGVQAAKQAMEDAGVTPDEIDMVISTSVTGDYYTPSTANIMQGKLGIHKAFSIDINCACAGFVYGFDMAQRYIAMDDDVKTVLIISSENITKLVDYEDRSTCVLFGDGAGAAVVTAGPNRCYTYLECEAQDANKIYAQNARPGNAFTTQEGREKYLDLFPQGREHYMHMDGRDVYKFATRAMPEGLHKACEKAGIKVEDLALIIPHQANYRIIETAAKNLGLSMDHFYLNIDRYGNISSACIPVCLNELKRAGRLKEGDKIALVGFGAGLVYGATVFTI, from the coding sequence TTGACAGGAATTAAGCTAATTGGTACTGGTATGTATATTCCAGAAACAGTGGCCACCAATGAAGATTTTACCAAAATTGTAGACACATCAGACGAATGGATCACAAAACGAACAGGAATTAAAGAGCGCCATCCATCCAATGGGGAACCAACCTGGTATATGGGTGTACAGGCAGCGAAACAGGCAATGGAGGACGCTGGCGTTACACCGGATGAGATTGATATGGTAATTTCCACTAGTGTAACAGGGGATTACTATACGCCTTCTACTGCGAATATCATGCAGGGAAAACTGGGAATTCACAAGGCGTTTAGCATTGATATTAACTGTGCGTGTGCAGGGTTTGTTTATGGCTTTGACATGGCACAGCGATATATTGCCATGGATGACGATGTAAAAACTGTATTGATTATCAGTTCTGAGAATATTACCAAATTAGTGGATTATGAAGATCGTTCCACCTGTGTACTATTTGGGGATGGTGCTGGCGCGGCAGTAGTAACAGCAGGACCAAACCGCTGCTACACTTATTTGGAATGTGAAGCCCAGGACGCAAACAAGATTTATGCCCAGAATGCCCGTCCAGGCAATGCATTTACCACCCAGGAAGGCAGGGAAAAATATCTGGATTTATTCCCACAGGGAAGGGAACATTATATGCACATGGATGGACGGGATGTTTATAAATTTGCCACCCGTGCTATGCCAGAAGGGTTACACAAGGCATGCGAAAAAGCCGGTATAAAAGTAGAGGACTTGGCATTGATTATACCCCATCAGGCAAATTACCGCATCATCGAAACAGCGGCGAAAAACTTGGGGTTGAGTATGGACCATTTTTATTTGAATATTGATCGATATGGTAATATTTCTAGCGCATGCATCCCTGTTTGTTTAAATGAGTTAAAACGTGCAGGCCGTCTAAAAGAGGGGGATAAAATCGCCCTGGTAGGCTTTGGAGCTGGTCTGGTTTACGGTGCAACTGTATTTACAATATAA
- the fabK gene encoding enoyl-[acyl-carrier-protein] reductase FabK has product MRTRITELLGIRFPILQGGMAWVADARLAAAVSNGGGVGIIAGGNAPPEIIRDEIRKVRQLTRRPFGVNIMMMSEYAEELAELMVEERVPVVTTGAGNPGKLIPMWKEAGIKVIPVVPTVALAKRLERAGADALIAEGCEAGGHIGELTTMTLVPQVVDAVSIPVIAAGGIADGRGIAAALMLGAEGVQVGTRFLVAKECHIHPNYKAMVLRAKDTDTAVTGRKTGHPVRQIRNKFTKNVLALEKANADPKEFEEFTVGSLKKAVMYGDTEHGSFMAGQIAGMIDRIQPAAEIILEMFSQAELWISATGKIISENGGDFIG; this is encoded by the coding sequence ATGAGAACAAGAATAACGGAGTTATTGGGGATTCGATTCCCTATTTTGCAGGGTGGTATGGCTTGGGTTGCTGACGCACGTTTAGCGGCGGCAGTTTCCAATGGCGGAGGCGTCGGGATTATTGCCGGGGGCAATGCGCCGCCGGAGATTATTCGGGATGAAATCCGCAAGGTAAGGCAGCTTACTCGCCGGCCGTTTGGGGTAAACATCATGATGATGAGTGAATATGCCGAAGAACTGGCAGAACTCATGGTGGAAGAGAGGGTTCCCGTTGTGACAACAGGCGCGGGAAATCCGGGAAAACTTATCCCTATGTGGAAGGAAGCAGGAATTAAAGTAATTCCTGTGGTGCCCACAGTTGCGTTGGCAAAACGCCTGGAGCGGGCAGGGGCGGATGCCCTGATCGCGGAAGGATGCGAAGCAGGAGGCCATATTGGAGAATTAACTACCATGACTTTGGTTCCACAGGTGGTGGATGCGGTATCTATTCCAGTCATTGCGGCTGGAGGAATTGCGGATGGACGTGGAATTGCTGCCGCGCTGATGTTAGGAGCAGAAGGAGTTCAAGTTGGAACTCGTTTTCTAGTGGCGAAGGAATGCCATATTCACCCCAATTACAAGGCTATGGTGTTACGTGCGAAAGACACTGATACAGCGGTTACCGGGCGGAAAACTGGTCATCCAGTCCGTCAAATCCGAAATAAATTCACCAAAAATGTACTGGCTTTGGAAAAGGCAAATGCCGACCCAAAAGAATTTGAAGAATTTACCGTAGGTTCTCTAAAAAAAGCAGTGATGTACGGGGACACCGAACATGGAAGCTTTATGGCAGGACAGATTGCGGGAATGATAGATAGAATTCAACCGGCGGCGGAGATTATCTTGGAAATGTTTTCCCAAGCGGAACTTTGGATCTCTGCAACTGGCAAAATAATTTCAGAAAACGGAGGGGATTTTATTGGCTAA